The following are encoded together in the Xanthobacter autotrophicus Py2 genome:
- a CDS encoding deoxyxylulose-5-phosphate synthase (TIGRFAM: deoxyxylulose-5-phosphate synthase~PFAM: Transketolase central region; Transketolase domain protein~KEGG: bja:bll2651 1-deoxy-D-xylulose-5-phosphate synthase): protein MTLLKTPLLDTIRDAADVRRLPQDKLAQLAAELRAETIDAVSVTGGHLGAGLGVVELTVALHHVFNTPHDRLIWDVGHQCYPHKILTGRRDRIRTLRQGGGLSGFTRRAESEYDPFGAAHSSTSISAGLGMAVARDLSGEERNVVCVIGDGAMSAGMAYEAMNNAGAMDSRLIVILNDNDMSIAPPTGAMSAYLARLISGQTYRSLREIGKQIAGHLPKFVERGAARAEEFARGFWTGGTLFEELGFYYVGPIDGHNLDHLLPVLKNVRDAKTGPILVHVVTQKGKGYAPAEASADKYHGVVKFDVVTGAQVKAKSNAPSYTRVFAESLISQARHDPKVVAITAAMPSGTGLDLFGQVYPERTFDVGIAEQHAVTFAAGLAAEGFKPFCALYSTFLQRAYDQVVHDVALQGLPVRFIIDRAGLVGADGATHAGAFDIAFLACLPGMTVMAPADEAELVHMMATMVAFDDGPSAVRFPRGEGVGVERPERGEVLPIGKGRIVHGTGEGDIALLSLGTRLAACLDAAERLEAAGFTVTVADARFAKPLDRELVLKLAAGHGALVTVEEGSVGGFGSHVLQLVTDEGLLDRGAVKVRAMVLPDIYIDQETQARQLAAAGLDADAIVAKVEGLLGKAKAGVSLHKAG from the coding sequence GTGACTTTGCTGAAGACCCCGCTGCTCGATACCATTCGCGATGCCGCCGACGTGCGGCGCCTGCCCCAGGACAAGCTGGCCCAGCTCGCCGCCGAACTGCGCGCGGAGACCATCGATGCCGTCTCCGTGACCGGCGGGCATCTGGGCGCGGGCCTGGGCGTGGTCGAGCTGACGGTGGCCCTGCACCACGTGTTCAACACCCCCCATGATCGCCTGATCTGGGATGTCGGCCACCAGTGCTACCCTCACAAGATTCTCACCGGCCGGCGCGACCGCATCCGCACCCTGCGCCAGGGCGGTGGCCTGTCCGGCTTCACCCGCCGGGCGGAGAGCGAATACGACCCGTTCGGGGCGGCGCACTCCTCTACCTCGATCTCCGCTGGCCTCGGCATGGCGGTGGCACGGGACCTCTCGGGGGAAGAGCGCAACGTGGTGTGCGTGATCGGCGACGGCGCCATGTCGGCGGGCATGGCCTATGAGGCCATGAACAATGCCGGCGCCATGGATTCGCGCCTCATCGTCATCCTCAACGACAACGACATGTCCATCGCCCCGCCCACCGGGGCCATGTCGGCCTATCTGGCGCGGCTCATCTCGGGGCAGACCTACCGCTCGCTGCGGGAGATCGGCAAGCAGATCGCCGGTCATTTGCCCAAGTTCGTTGAGCGCGGCGCGGCGCGGGCTGAGGAATTCGCCCGTGGCTTCTGGACCGGCGGCACCCTGTTCGAGGAACTGGGCTTCTATTATGTGGGGCCCATCGACGGGCACAATCTCGACCACCTGCTGCCCGTGCTGAAGAACGTGCGGGACGCCAAGACCGGCCCGATCCTGGTCCATGTGGTGACCCAGAAGGGCAAGGGCTACGCCCCCGCGGAGGCCAGCGCCGACAAGTATCACGGCGTGGTCAAGTTCGACGTGGTGACCGGCGCTCAGGTGAAGGCGAAGTCCAACGCCCCCTCCTACACCCGCGTGTTCGCCGAGAGCCTCATTTCACAGGCTCGGCATGATCCCAAGGTGGTCGCCATCACCGCCGCCATGCCCTCGGGCACAGGGCTGGACCTGTTCGGGCAGGTCTATCCCGAGCGCACCTTCGACGTGGGCATCGCCGAGCAGCATGCGGTGACGTTTGCCGCCGGGCTCGCGGCGGAAGGCTTCAAGCCGTTCTGCGCGCTCTATTCCACCTTCCTCCAGCGGGCCTACGACCAGGTGGTGCACGATGTGGCGCTGCAGGGCCTGCCGGTGCGCTTCATCATCGACCGCGCCGGCCTCGTCGGCGCGGACGGGGCGACCCATGCGGGCGCCTTCGACATCGCCTTCCTCGCCTGCCTGCCGGGCATGACCGTGATGGCCCCCGCCGACGAGGCGGAGCTGGTGCACATGATGGCGACCATGGTGGCCTTCGACGACGGCCCCTCGGCGGTGCGCTTTCCCCGTGGGGAAGGCGTGGGGGTGGAGCGGCCCGAGCGCGGCGAGGTCCTGCCCATCGGCAAGGGACGCATCGTGCACGGAACCGGGGAGGGCGACATTGCGCTGCTCTCCCTCGGCACCCGCCTTGCCGCGTGCCTTGATGCCGCCGAGCGGCTGGAGGCGGCGGGCTTCACCGTCACCGTGGCCGACGCCCGCTTCGCCAAGCCCCTCGACCGGGAGCTGGTGCTGAAGCTCGCCGCCGGCCATGGCGCGCTGGTCACGGTGGAAGAGGGCTCGGTGGGCGGCTTCGGCAGCCATGTGCTCCAGCTGGTCACCGACGAGGGCCTGCTGGACCGCGGCGCCGTGAAGGTGCGCGCCATGGTGCTCCCCGACATCTACATCGACCAGGAGACCCAGGCCCGCCAACTGGCTGCCGCCGGCCTCGACGCCGACGCCATCGTGGCCAAGGTGGAAGGCCTGCTGGGCAAGGCCAAGGCCGGGGTGAGCCTGCACAAGGCGGGGTGA
- a CDS encoding glycosyl transferase family 2 (PFAM: glycosyl transferase family 2~KEGG: mlo:mll4800 similar to glycosyl transferase), which yields MSADPSTGSPLSAVTVVFVTYNSGAVIGRAVASVPAPCPVVIVDNASPEGTAWRAGLSRPVDLVEMQANAGFGTACNAGARRAATPYVLFLNPDAVLDAETLPTLLAAAGRYGDPAILMPAIVGENGRLMRKEGSILEQVPRRLRLSPDEIAGDYCTRFVHGAAFMMARDAFFTLGGFDEAIFLYHEDDDLSLRAIARRIPIIVVPAARVTHAGGRSSAPSFSQTFKVNRAKMQSERYVLEKYGRSRSTFPQIAKLAGGCVLALACLDLHRFAIRTGKMAGCFDELRRTPPAHV from the coding sequence GTGTCCGCCGATCCGTCCACCGGTTCCCCCTTGTCCGCCGTCACCGTGGTGTTCGTCACCTACAACAGCGGGGCGGTGATCGGCCGGGCGGTGGCGAGCGTGCCGGCGCCGTGCCCGGTGGTGATCGTGGACAATGCCAGCCCCGAGGGCACCGCGTGGCGCGCCGGCCTGTCGCGGCCGGTGGACCTTGTGGAGATGCAGGCCAATGCCGGCTTCGGCACCGCCTGCAATGCGGGCGCACGACGGGCCGCCACGCCCTATGTCCTGTTCCTCAATCCCGATGCGGTGCTGGACGCTGAGACCTTGCCGACGCTGCTCGCCGCCGCTGGCCGCTACGGCGATCCGGCCATCCTGATGCCGGCCATCGTGGGCGAGAACGGCCGGCTGATGCGCAAGGAAGGCTCCATCCTGGAGCAGGTGCCGCGCCGCCTGCGCCTGTCGCCGGACGAGATCGCGGGGGATTATTGCACCCGCTTCGTCCACGGCGCCGCCTTCATGATGGCGCGGGACGCCTTCTTCACGCTGGGCGGCTTCGACGAGGCCATCTTCCTCTATCATGAGGACGACGACCTCTCTTTGCGCGCCATCGCCCGGCGCATTCCCATCATCGTGGTGCCGGCGGCGCGAGTGACCCACGCGGGCGGGCGCTCCAGCGCGCCGTCGTTCAGCCAGACCTTCAAGGTCAACCGCGCCAAGATGCAGTCCGAGCGCTACGTGCTGGAAAAATACGGCCGCTCACGCTCCACCTTCCCTCAGATCGCCAAGCTTGCCGGAGGCTGCGTGCTGGCGCTGGCGTGTCTCGATCTGCACCGTTTTGCCATCCGGACCGGAAAAATGGCGGGATGTTTCGATGAACTGCGCCGAACGCCGCCTGCGCACGTATGA
- a CDS encoding glycosyl transferase family 9 (PFAM: glycosyl transferase family 9~KEGG: tbd:Tbd_1870 heptosyltransferase family protein) — protein MKLRDLLRGGKPKKPRVPPLGAPAAQVWTSPSTTLRRLGPSPSILVVKLDHIGDFITALPAVKRLQAAFPTSAVSLLCAPFVADLARSTGLFAAVYSFDFFGARMQEPRPANADDVSELKAMGLPVHDIVIDLRQSDEARALLWGLDAKVRVGFGDPVNPFPLDIALPELERSMRRKPWRAMTHSSTQLVLLVEALVHARDMGGETVHFASGAVAAGETQNCVILAPGTRLGIKGWTAEGWLGLASAIVERTGLDIAVIGRGEEAETAAQMAKLLPKGRLRDFVGQVDLADLPALMRPAAAFVGVDTGTTHLAASLGVPTVALFSGFADIRVWAPIGPATVVVHAGAGCAPCTLPTESLCPYQRRCMSVIDPEAVLAAMSGVAAHPELKRLAAAPQPELVFAAS, from the coding sequence ATGAAGCTGCGTGATCTTCTGCGTGGAGGCAAACCGAAGAAGCCCCGCGTTCCGCCGCTGGGCGCGCCGGCGGCTCAGGTGTGGACAAGCCCGTCGACCACGCTGCGCAGGCTTGGCCCATCCCCCTCCATTCTGGTGGTGAAGCTCGACCATATCGGCGATTTCATCACCGCTTTGCCAGCCGTGAAGCGGCTTCAGGCGGCGTTTCCCACCTCGGCCGTATCCTTGCTGTGCGCGCCGTTCGTGGCGGATCTCGCGCGCTCCACGGGTCTGTTCGCGGCGGTCTACAGCTTCGACTTCTTCGGCGCCCGCATGCAGGAGCCACGCCCAGCCAACGCCGACGACGTGAGCGAACTCAAGGCGATGGGGCTGCCGGTCCACGACATCGTCATCGACCTGAGGCAGTCGGACGAGGCGCGGGCGCTGCTCTGGGGCCTCGACGCCAAGGTCCGCGTCGGCTTCGGCGACCCGGTCAATCCCTTTCCCCTCGACATCGCGCTGCCGGAGCTGGAACGCAGCATGCGGCGCAAGCCGTGGCGGGCCATGACTCATTCCTCCACCCAACTGGTGCTGCTGGTGGAGGCGCTGGTGCACGCCCGCGACATGGGCGGCGAGACCGTGCACTTCGCGAGCGGCGCCGTTGCGGCCGGGGAGACGCAGAATTGCGTCATCCTTGCGCCGGGAACGCGGCTCGGCATCAAGGGCTGGACCGCGGAGGGCTGGCTCGGCCTCGCCTCTGCCATCGTGGAGCGCACCGGTCTCGACATCGCCGTCATCGGGCGGGGGGAGGAGGCCGAAACGGCGGCGCAGATGGCAAAGCTGCTGCCAAAAGGGCGGCTACGGGATTTCGTGGGGCAGGTGGACCTGGCCGACCTGCCGGCATTGATGCGACCCGCCGCCGCCTTCGTCGGGGTGGATACCGGCACCACCCACCTCGCAGCTTCGCTGGGGGTGCCCACCGTCGCCCTCTTCTCCGGCTTTGCCGATATCCGGGTCTGGGCCCCCATCGGCCCGGCCACCGTGGTGGTGCACGCCGGCGCCGGCTGCGCGCCCTGCACGTTGCCGACCGAGAGCCTGTGCCCCTACCAGCGCCGGTGCATGAGCGTGATCGATCCCGAGGCGGTGCTCGCGGCCATGTCCGGCGTCGCCGCCCATCCCGAGCTGAAGCGCCTTGCCGCCGCGCCGCAGCCTGAGCTTGTGTTCGCGGCCTCCTGA
- a CDS encoding conserved hypothetical protein (KEGG: nha:Nham_1745 hypothetical protein): MTVDGHHRIFLRELKRFGTVWRAATRCRDAAPVKTPTGAFWQSEAEGPGWHTATTFEILAWDDLARADMGRPVRSHLCGSLRAIVDMVTSGTLLAYFRTSRRYGFFFLFTYLLLLAFWAAAVAVGFVVAHTLAPYLGAVAAGLCGVMAALACGLLLMRWPGWRFRLRQSLDLAEFSVDFARGRHPEVDARVAAFAGRLRAVEAAAGREGADETGVDEIVIAGHSLGAMHAVSTVAAALDQDPDFGTRVRVRILTLGSTTAKFALHPAGARLRAAAQRVADAPQIGWVEVQSRDDIVSFYKVNPVTLERATFAEPQLAVGDFTQRPLLRHVPVRDMVSAATYRRFFFDVMRRHCQCFLASDIRAPHDFYAYVGGPFAFDVLAAHLHALCAYMAPDGTPLPAAIDADGRLMALPEHGRS; the protein is encoded by the coding sequence ATGACGGTGGACGGCCACCATCGCATCTTCCTGCGCGAGCTGAAGCGCTTCGGCACGGTGTGGCGGGCGGCGACACGCTGCCGCGATGCCGCCCCGGTGAAGACGCCCACCGGCGCGTTCTGGCAGTCCGAGGCGGAAGGCCCGGGCTGGCACACCGCGACCACCTTCGAGATCCTGGCCTGGGACGATCTCGCCCGCGCCGACATGGGACGGCCGGTGCGCTCCCACCTGTGCGGCTCGCTACGGGCCATCGTCGACATGGTGACCAGCGGCACGCTGCTCGCCTATTTCCGCACCAGTCGGCGCTACGGCTTCTTCTTCCTGTTCACCTATCTGCTGCTGCTCGCCTTCTGGGCGGCGGCGGTTGCGGTGGGCTTCGTGGTAGCGCACACGCTGGCGCCCTATCTCGGGGCTGTGGCGGCAGGGCTGTGCGGGGTGATGGCCGCCCTCGCCTGCGGCCTGCTGCTGATGCGCTGGCCGGGGTGGCGCTTCCGCCTGCGGCAATCCCTCGATCTTGCGGAATTCTCGGTGGATTTCGCCCGTGGCCGCCATCCCGAAGTGGATGCGCGGGTGGCCGCCTTCGCCGGGCGGCTGCGCGCCGTGGAAGCCGCTGCCGGGCGCGAGGGCGCGGACGAGACGGGTGTGGACGAGATCGTCATCGCCGGGCACAGCCTCGGCGCCATGCATGCGGTGTCGACGGTGGCCGCCGCGCTCGATCAGGACCCGGATTTCGGCACACGGGTTCGCGTGCGCATCCTCACCCTCGGCAGCACCACCGCGAAGTTCGCGCTGCACCCGGCCGGCGCTCGGCTGCGGGCTGCGGCACAGCGGGTGGCGGACGCGCCGCAGATCGGCTGGGTTGAGGTGCAGTCGCGGGACGACATCGTCTCCTTCTACAAGGTCAATCCGGTGACCCTGGAGCGCGCCACCTTTGCCGAGCCGCAGCTGGCGGTGGGGGATTTCACGCAGCGCCCGCTGCTGCGGCATGTCCCGGTGCGCGACATGGTTTCGGCGGCCACCTACCGGCGCTTTTTCTTCGATGTCATGCGGCGCCACTGCCAGTGCTTCCTGGCGAGCGACATCCGCGCCCCACATGATTTCTACGCCTATGTGGGCGGCCCGTTCGCCTTCGACGTGCTGGCCGCCCACCTGCATGCCCTTTGTGCCTATATGGCGCCCGACGGCACCCCCCTGCCCGCCGCCATCGACGCGGACGGACGCCTGATGGCCCTCCCCGAGCATGGCCGGTCCTGA
- a CDS encoding Isoprenylcysteine carboxyl methyltransferase (PFAM: Isoprenylcysteine carboxyl methyltransferase~KEGG: bmb:BruAb2_0922 hypothetical protein), which produces MSLVLFAKIAWAVGVVSWYVLRIPFQRKARRQQVADARHRTARDMTLLTISTLGLGVLPAIYALTSFPRFASYAPAPAQVVAGVLVFAAALWLFWRTHRQLGRNWSVTLEIKDKHKLITSGVYERVRHPMYSAFFLWALAQALLLPNFIAGPAGLAGFGTLFFFRVGREEKMMREAFGAEYEAYEKRTKRVIPGLY; this is translated from the coding sequence ATGAGCCTCGTCCTCTTCGCCAAGATCGCCTGGGCGGTCGGCGTCGTCTCCTGGTATGTGCTGCGCATCCCCTTCCAGCGCAAAGCGCGGCGCCAGCAGGTGGCCGACGCGCGCCACCGCACCGCCCGCGACATGACGCTGCTCACCATCTCAACCCTGGGCCTCGGCGTGCTGCCGGCCATCTATGCCCTCACCTCGTTCCCGCGCTTTGCCTCCTACGCGCCGGCGCCGGCGCAGGTGGTGGCGGGGGTGCTGGTGTTCGCGGCGGCGCTGTGGCTGTTCTGGCGCACCCACCGCCAGCTCGGACGCAACTGGTCGGTGACGCTGGAGATCAAGGATAAGCACAAGCTCATCACCTCCGGCGTCTATGAGCGGGTGCGCCACCCCATGTATTCCGCCTTCTTCCTGTGGGCGCTGGCGCAAGCTCTGCTTTTGCCCAATTTCATCGCCGGCCCGGCAGGACTGGCGGGCTTCGGCACCCTGTTCTTCTTTCGGGTGGGACGGGAAGAGAAGATGATGCGCGAGGCCTTCGGCGCCGAATACGAGGCCTATGAGAAGCGCACCAAGCGCGTCATTCCCGGCCTGTACTGA
- a CDS encoding Alanine racemase (PFAM: regulatory protein LacI; periplasmic binding protein/LacI transcriptional regulator~KEGG: reu:Reut_B5848 periplasmic binding protein/LacI transcriptional regulator), which translates to MTETPRLHPTLQAVADAAGVHRSTASRALNPQTAHLVADDVAERIQAAARRLGYRRDAMAAGLRTKHSHLVGIAVPDMANLVFAPILCGIEDVLAKNGYSALIANTGSDVARQIDVVDQLIGRRVEGLILATVQQEDDPVLTRCLEARVPTVLVNRAEARHRAPAVISDDLNGMRIAVEHLIGLGHRRIGHLAGPQNLSTGVLRLQGFREAMERAGLDASAVMCASAYSREAGAVAGGALLDRFGDLTAVAAANDLLALGLYGALGERGLSCPADVSVVGHNDMPLVDMVSPPLTSVRIRHQEMGAEAARLLLEQMSGAASGITIRVTPPELIVRGSTGRRAARSRKAPAK; encoded by the coding sequence GTGACTGAAACCCCTCGTCTGCACCCCACCCTTCAAGCGGTCGCGGACGCGGCCGGTGTGCACCGCTCCACCGCCTCGCGGGCGCTCAATCCGCAGACCGCCCACCTCGTCGCCGATGACGTGGCCGAGCGGATCCAGGCCGCGGCCCGGCGGCTGGGATATCGTCGCGACGCCATGGCCGCTGGCCTGCGTACCAAGCATTCCCATCTCGTCGGCATCGCTGTTCCCGACATGGCCAATCTGGTCTTCGCGCCAATTCTTTGCGGCATCGAGGACGTGCTCGCGAAGAACGGGTATTCCGCCCTCATCGCCAATACAGGCTCGGACGTGGCGCGGCAGATCGATGTGGTCGACCAGTTGATCGGGCGCCGGGTGGAAGGTCTCATCCTCGCCACCGTGCAGCAGGAGGACGATCCGGTCCTCACCCGCTGCCTCGAAGCGCGCGTGCCGACCGTGCTGGTCAATCGTGCCGAGGCGCGCCACCGGGCGCCGGCCGTCATATCCGATGATCTCAACGGGATGCGCATCGCGGTGGAGCACCTCATCGGGCTCGGGCACCGGCGCATCGGACACCTCGCCGGGCCGCAGAACCTCTCCACCGGCGTGCTGCGCCTGCAGGGCTTCCGAGAGGCAATGGAGCGCGCCGGGCTGGACGCCTCAGCGGTGATGTGTGCTTCCGCCTACAGCCGTGAAGCCGGGGCGGTGGCGGGCGGGGCGCTGCTCGACCGGTTCGGCGACCTCACCGCGGTGGCCGCCGCCAACGACCTGCTGGCGCTGGGCCTTTATGGCGCGCTGGGCGAGCGGGGCCTGTCCTGTCCCGCCGACGTGTCGGTGGTGGGGCACAACGACATGCCGCTGGTGGACATGGTCAGCCCGCCTTTGACCTCTGTGCGGATCCGTCATCAGGAAATGGGCGCGGAGGCGGCGCGCCTGCTGCTGGAGCAGATGTCCGGCGCGGCCAGCGGCATCACCATCCGTGTCACCCCGCCCGAGCTGATCGTGCGCGGCTCCACCGGGCGCCGCGCTGCCAGGAGCAGGAAGGCGCCGGCGAAGTAG
- a CDS encoding intradiol ring-cleavage dioxygenase (PFAM: intradiol ring-cleavage dioxygenase; Catechol dioxygenase domain protein~KEGG: ret:RHE_CH02298 probable catechol 1,2-dioxygenase protein), whose amino-acid sequence MPTARSAAVQPPPAPSSIITGEGSLTDIVIAAMAGTADRRTREVAEAFVRHMHAFAREVRLTEAEFEYGIDFLNRIGQATHDLHNEAILFSDVIGFSTLVCLLNNGNAGATETASALLGPFWRMNSPRVANGGSLIRSPTPGPALFADCRVTDPKGLPLAGVEVDVWQASPVGLYENQDPGQCDMNLRGKFTTDADGRFSFRSVKPAGYPVPTDGPSGDLLRAQGRHPFRPAHLHFLGFKEGYKTLVTQVFVDDDERLESDVVFGVTEHLVGNYRPGKGTPPASDVTGPWYRLDYQFVMEPGVAKLPRPPIK is encoded by the coding sequence ATGCCAACAGCCCGATCAGCGGCGGTCCAGCCGCCGCCGGCGCCCTCCAGCATCATCACCGGCGAGGGATCGCTGACCGACATCGTCATCGCCGCCATGGCGGGCACGGCCGACCGGCGGACCCGCGAGGTGGCCGAGGCCTTCGTGCGCCACATGCACGCCTTCGCCCGGGAAGTACGGCTCACCGAAGCCGAGTTCGAATACGGCATCGACTTCCTGAACCGGATCGGTCAGGCGACCCATGACCTGCACAACGAGGCCATCCTGTTCTCGGACGTGATCGGATTCTCGACGCTGGTCTGCCTGCTGAACAACGGCAATGCCGGCGCCACCGAGACCGCATCCGCCCTGCTCGGTCCGTTCTGGCGCATGAATTCGCCCCGCGTCGCCAATGGCGGCAGCCTGATACGCTCGCCCACGCCGGGGCCGGCGCTGTTCGCCGATTGCCGCGTCACCGATCCCAAGGGCCTGCCGCTCGCCGGGGTGGAGGTGGATGTCTGGCAGGCATCGCCCGTGGGTCTCTACGAGAACCAGGACCCCGGCCAGTGCGACATGAACCTGCGCGGGAAATTCACCACCGATGCGGACGGCCGCTTCTCGTTCCGCTCGGTGAAGCCGGCGGGCTATCCGGTGCCAACCGACGGCCCCTCCGGAGACCTGCTGCGGGCGCAGGGGCGCCACCCCTTCCGCCCGGCGCACCTGCATTTCCTGGGGTTCAAGGAGGGCTACAAGACCCTCGTCACCCAGGTGTTCGTGGACGACGACGAGCGACTGGAAAGCGACGTGGTGTTCGGCGTCACCGAGCATCTGGTCGGCAATTACCGGCCCGGCAAGGGCACGCCGCCCGCGTCGGACGTGACCGGCCCCTGGTATCGCCTCGACTACCAATTCGTCATGGAGCCCGGCGTGGCGAAGCTGCCCCGGCCGCCGATCAAGTGA
- a CDS encoding short-chain dehydrogenase/reductase SDR (PFAM: short-chain dehydrogenase/reductase SDR; KR domain protein~KEGG: pol:Bpro_0358 short-chain dehydrogenase/reductase SDR) → MTSAAARIAGEAAGTPVPHRPLYPRSLEGKLALVVGGAGAIGGATSRMLAQAGATVAVTHMPSEADARAAQALVSELGDGHAAFPADVSDTETLIAVRDQIAARYGRLDILVNAAGFTRPVPHADLDALTDELIDRMFQVNWRGQFASVRTFAPLLKASGDGLIVSISSIAAFTGVGSSIAYCAAKAGIDVMTKALARALAPEIRVLAISPGVVDTAFVPGRGADFNDKVTHSTPLRRIAEADDIAAAITACATMLGYSTGHIIQVDGGRAL, encoded by the coding sequence ATGACATCCGCAGCCGCCCGCATCGCGGGCGAGGCCGCCGGCACGCCCGTGCCCCACCGGCCCCTTTATCCGCGCTCGCTGGAGGGCAAGCTCGCCCTCGTGGTCGGGGGCGCGGGTGCCATCGGCGGCGCCACCAGCCGCATGCTTGCCCAGGCCGGCGCGACGGTGGCGGTGACGCACATGCCGTCCGAGGCCGACGCCCGCGCCGCCCAGGCCCTCGTGAGCGAATTGGGCGACGGCCACGCCGCCTTCCCGGCGGACGTGAGCGACACCGAAACGCTCATCGCCGTCCGCGACCAGATCGCGGCACGCTATGGCCGCCTCGACATTCTGGTGAATGCGGCGGGCTTCACCCGGCCGGTGCCCCACGCCGACCTCGACGCGCTGACCGACGAACTGATCGACCGCATGTTCCAGGTGAACTGGCGCGGACAGTTCGCGAGCGTGCGCACCTTCGCCCCGCTGCTGAAGGCGTCGGGCGACGGGCTGATCGTGTCCATCTCCTCCATCGCCGCCTTCACCGGCGTCGGCTCGTCCATCGCCTATTGCGCGGCCAAGGCCGGCATCGACGTGATGACCAAGGCGCTCGCCCGGGCCCTCGCCCCGGAGATCCGCGTCCTCGCCATATCCCCCGGCGTGGTCGACACCGCCTTCGTCCCCGGGCGCGGGGCGGACTTCAACGACAAGGTCACCCATTCCACCCCGCTCCGGCGGATCGCCGAGGCGGACGACATCGCCGCCGCCATCACCGCCTGCGCCACCATGCTCGGCTACTCGACCGGACACATCATCCAGGTCGACGGCGGGCGGGCGTTGTGA
- a CDS encoding protein of unknown function DUF849 (PFAM: protein of unknown function DUF849~KEGG: reu:Reut_B5853 protein of unknown function DUF849, prokaryotic), which produces MRAPKDKVFITCAITGNLTRPEQTPHLPITPQEIAEASLGAAEAGAAVVHLHVRDPETGRPSMSLAYYREVVDQIRARNTQLIINLTTGPGGRFVPSPDAPSVAGPGTTLTTPELRVEHVALLKPDICTLDLNTMNSGNEVVINTPRNVRRMAQVIAGAGVKPEIELFDSGDIALMLDLLADGTLQGPALCSFVMGVKYGFQPSPETVLYARNLLPADAQFTAIGIGRSAFQTVAMSYLAGGHVRVGLEDSVYLARGRLAASNAEMVEKARRIVEDLGGQIASPREARDLIGLPTRLADARSVA; this is translated from the coding sequence ATGCGCGCGCCGAAGGACAAGGTCTTCATCACCTGCGCCATCACCGGCAACCTCACGCGGCCGGAGCAGACGCCCCATCTTCCCATCACGCCGCAGGAGATCGCCGAGGCATCCCTCGGTGCCGCCGAGGCCGGCGCGGCGGTGGTCCACCTGCATGTGCGGGACCCGGAGACGGGCCGGCCCTCCATGTCGCTCGCCTATTATCGCGAGGTGGTCGATCAGATCCGGGCCCGCAACACCCAGCTCATCATCAACCTGACCACAGGGCCGGGCGGGCGCTTCGTGCCCTCGCCGGACGCCCCCAGCGTCGCCGGCCCCGGCACCACCCTCACCACGCCCGAACTTCGGGTGGAGCATGTGGCGCTGCTGAAGCCGGACATCTGCACCCTCGACCTCAACACCATGAATTCCGGCAATGAGGTGGTGATCAATACGCCGCGCAACGTGCGCCGCATGGCGCAGGTGATCGCCGGCGCCGGCGTGAAGCCGGAGATCGAGCTGTTCGACAGTGGCGACATCGCCCTGATGCTCGACCTGCTCGCCGACGGCACCTTGCAGGGCCCCGCGCTCTGCTCCTTCGTGATGGGGGTGAAGTACGGCTTCCAGCCCTCGCCGGAAACCGTGCTCTACGCCCGCAATCTGTTGCCGGCGGACGCCCAGTTCACCGCCATCGGCATCGGGCGCAGCGCGTTCCAGACCGTGGCCATGTCCTATCTCGCCGGTGGCCATGTGCGCGTCGGGCTCGAGGACAGCGTCTATCTCGCGCGCGGCCGGCTCGCCGCCTCCAACGCCGAAATGGTGGAGAAGGCGCGCCGGATCGTCGAGGACCTGGGCGGGCAGATCGCCTCCCCCCGCGAGGCCCGCGACCTCATCGGCCTGCCCACCCGCCTCGCCGACGCAAGAAGCGTCGCATGA